A stretch of the Chlorobiota bacterium genome encodes the following:
- the rlmB gene encoding 23S rRNA (guanosine(2251)-2'-O)-methyltransferase RlmB, giving the protein MIISGKNSVLESLKSGGKGIEKIYIAYGTSDDIISVIKGEAKKIGVAVSIMDRRKFADLEKREVLSGRSQGVLALMNEIEYENLETIIENVFKEGKIPFVVALDGITDPHNLGAIIRSAECAGCDAVIISKKDSVSVNETVMRTSAGAAKHIPVCREDNLVDSLRSLKVAGLEIVGLSEHCKNDYTKESFLKPICIVIGNEGDGFTQQVKRECTSLVRINMLGKINSLNASVAAAVVIFEINRQKNLVI; this is encoded by the coding sequence ATGATAATTTCAGGAAAGAATTCAGTTCTTGAATCACTAAAATCAGGTGGTAAAGGAATTGAAAAAATTTATATTGCTTATGGTACAAGTGACGATATTATTTCAGTTATAAAAGGAGAAGCTAAAAAAATTGGAGTAGCTGTTTCTATTATGGATAGAAGGAAATTTGCTGATCTTGAAAAAAGAGAAGTTTTAAGTGGTAGATCTCAAGGAGTTCTTGCATTGATGAATGAAATTGAATATGAAAATTTAGAAACCATTATTGAAAATGTTTTTAAAGAAGGGAAAATTCCTTTCGTTGTTGCTTTAGATGGAATTACAGATCCTCACAATTTAGGGGCAATTATCAGAAGTGCTGAATGTGCTGGTTGTGATGCAGTAATAATTTCAAAAAAGGATTCTGTTAGCGTTAATGAAACAGTAATGAGGACAAGTGCTGGTGCTGCAAAACATATACCAGTATGTAGGGAAGATAATTTAGTTGATAGCCTTAGAAGCCTTAAAGTTGCTGGCTTAGAAATAGTTGGTTTATCTGAACATTGCAAAAATGATTACACAAAAGAGAGTTTCTTAAAACCAATTTGTATTGTTATTGGTAATGAAGGAGATGGATTTACTCAACAAGTAAAAAGAGAATGTACATCTTTAGTAAGAATAAATATGCTTGGTAAAATAAACTCATTGAATGCTTCAGTGGCTGCAGCAGTAGTAATTTTCGAAATTAATAGACAAAAGAATTTAGTTATATAA
- a CDS encoding prolipoprotein diacylglyceryl transferase has protein sequence MIPILFEFGPIKIYSFGLMMGIAFLTANYFFTKEIKRKTINETVASGVVMISLIGGIAGSKLFSLLENWHSFIEDPIGEIFSPAGLTFYGGLIVASLSILIYLKIKKVSFLKIADSAAPSLIIGYGIGRIGCQLAGDGDYGIPTTLPWAMSYAKGTVPTLAAQNSGLVEKFKLLYPGKEIPTDILVHPAPIYETLMALIIFYILWKLRLKPWVTGKLFAIYLIFAGIERLCIEFIRLNELYKGLSQAQWISVGMITCGCIMIFVTKNNNSNSTA, from the coding sequence TTGATTCCAATTTTATTCGAATTTGGTCCCATTAAAATCTACAGTTTCGGACTTATGATGGGGATAGCGTTTCTTACAGCTAATTATTTTTTTACTAAAGAGATAAAGCGTAAAACCATTAATGAAACAGTTGCAAGTGGTGTTGTTATGATTTCACTAATTGGTGGTATTGCTGGATCCAAATTATTTAGCTTATTAGAAAATTGGCATTCATTTATAGAGGATCCAATTGGTGAAATTTTCTCTCCAGCAGGTTTAACATTTTATGGTGGATTAATTGTAGCATCATTATCAATTTTAATTTATCTAAAAATTAAAAAGGTTTCATTTTTAAAGATTGCCGATTCTGCAGCCCCTTCCTTAATAATTGGTTATGGAATAGGTAGAATTGGATGCCAGTTAGCAGGAGATGGCGATTATGGCATACCCACAACTTTACCATGGGCAATGAGTTATGCAAAAGGTACAGTTCCAACATTAGCTGCTCAAAATTCTGGATTAGTTGAAAAATTTAAATTATTGTATCCAGGTAAAGAAATTCCAACTGATATACTTGTTCATCCAGCACCTATATATGAAACATTAATGGCTTTAATTATATTTTACATATTATGGAAATTAAGGTTAAAACCTTGGGTTACTGGAAAGCTTTTTGCAATTTATTTAATTTTTGCAGGAATTGAAAGACTTTGTATAGAGTTTATAAGACTTAATGAATTATATAAAGGTCTTTCTCAGGCTCAATGGATTTCAGTTGGGATGATTACTTGTGGATGTATAATGATTTTTGTGACAAAAAATAATAACTCTAATTCTACAGCTTAA
- a CDS encoding phosphotransferase, with protein MKTELSKISDLYCSKFKEDPSEILLLKADGSNRKIFRVFGDRKQTCIAVIGETSDENVAFISFTNSFNKLNFNVPEIIIVSEDNNIYLQTDLGNETLYDRLLKVKMLNNTFNSELLELYQKVILNLIKFQTESLSEIDLGFSYPYHSFDKRSILWDLNYFKYNFLKFINVEFHEDKLESDFESFTKELISGSCEYFMYRDFQSRNIMIKDNEPFFIDYQGGRKGPLEYDLTSLLYDAKANLSMEIRENLIDFYIKNIQTRIKIDEDKFRKRLPKFALIRILQAMGTYGYRGLFEKKFHFVSSIQFAINNLQSIFTNSLLDSQCKELNNVFYQLIDLNFKGEWAIKANIIPDKLNILIQSFSYKKGYPTEYSENGGGFVFDCRAIENPGRYNQYKKLSGLDEAVITFLGNLKECSNFITQIEAIVSGSVDNYLIRKFNNLSINFGCTGGQHRSVYFAELLSKKLSEKYLKKLNINVIHTNKSNWV; from the coding sequence ATGAAAACTGAGTTATCTAAAATATCCGATTTGTATTGCTCAAAATTTAAAGAAGATCCTTCTGAAATTTTACTTTTAAAAGCTGATGGATCAAATAGAAAAATTTTTAGAGTATTTGGAGATAGAAAACAAACTTGTATAGCCGTAATTGGGGAAACATCAGATGAGAATGTGGCATTTATTTCTTTTACTAATTCCTTTAATAAGTTGAATTTTAATGTACCTGAAATTATTATTGTTAGTGAAGATAATAACATTTATTTGCAAACTGATTTAGGAAACGAAACTTTATATGATAGATTATTAAAAGTAAAAATGCTAAATAATACTTTTAATTCTGAGTTGTTAGAGTTATATCAAAAAGTAATTTTAAATCTAATAAAATTTCAAACTGAATCTCTATCTGAAATTGATTTAGGTTTTTCATATCCTTATCATTCATTTGATAAAAGATCTATTTTGTGGGATCTAAATTATTTTAAGTATAATTTTTTGAAGTTTATTAATGTTGAATTTCATGAAGATAAATTAGAAAGTGATTTCGAAAGTTTTACAAAGGAGTTGATTTCAGGAAGTTGTGAGTACTTTATGTATCGTGATTTTCAATCGAGAAATATTATGATAAAGGATAATGAACCTTTCTTCATCGATTATCAAGGTGGTAGAAAAGGTCCACTTGAATATGATTTAACTTCACTTTTATATGATGCAAAAGCAAATTTGAGTATGGAAATAAGAGAAAATCTAATTGATTTTTACATCAAAAATATTCAAACTAGAATTAAAATTGATGAAGATAAGTTCAGAAAAAGATTGCCAAAATTCGCATTAATAAGAATCCTTCAAGCTATGGGAACATATGGGTATCGTGGTTTATTTGAAAAGAAATTCCATTTTGTTTCAAGTATTCAATTTGCAATCAATAATTTGCAATCAATATTCACTAATTCATTACTAGATTCACAATGTAAAGAACTTAACAATGTTTTCTATCAGTTAATAGATTTAAATTTTAAAGGGGAATGGGCTATTAAAGCTAACATAATTCCAGATAAACTTAATATATTAATTCAAAGTTTTAGTTATAAAAAAGGGTATCCAACTGAGTATTCTGAAAATGGAGGTGGATTTGTATTTGATTGTAGAGCAATAGAAAATCCTGGTAGGTATAATCAATACAAAAAACTTTCTGGTTTGGATGAAGCTGTGATTACTTTTTTAGGTAATTTAAAAGAATGTTCCAACTTCATTACACAGATTGAAGCTATAGTTAGTGGAAGTGTAGATAATTATTTAATTAGGAAGTTTAATAATTTAAGCATTAATTTTGGTTGTACTGGAGGTCAACATCGTTCAGTTTATTTTGCTGAGTTATTAAGCAAAAAGTTATCAGAAAAATATTTAAAGAAATTAAATATTAATGTAATCCATACAAATAAATCAAATTGGGTTTGA
- a CDS encoding adenylate kinase, with translation MNIILFGAPGVGKGTQAELLASKLNLPHVSTGAIFRSAISEGTDLGLKAKAFSDSGTLVPDELTTSLAIEAISTDKCPNGFILDGFPRNINQAQALQESLNIQNRNIDFVVCLTVPENELVSRMLNRGRVDDTEEVIRTRFKVYEELTSPVLGFYKNIMEIIQINGVGELNEISERILNSLVK, from the coding sequence ATGAATATTATTTTATTTGGTGCACCTGGAGTAGGAAAAGGTACACAAGCTGAATTACTTGCATCGAAATTAAATCTACCTCATGTTTCAACTGGAGCAATTTTTAGATCTGCTATTTCAGAAGGCACAGATTTAGGTTTAAAAGCAAAAGCTTTTAGTGATAGTGGTACTTTAGTACCTGATGAATTAACAACTTCACTTGCAATAGAAGCAATTTCAACTGATAAGTGCCCAAATGGTTTTATATTAGATGGTTTTCCACGAAATATAAATCAAGCTCAAGCTTTACAAGAATCTTTAAATATACAAAATCGAAATATAGATTTTGTGGTATGTTTAACAGTACCAGAAAATGAATTAGTTAGTAGAATGTTAAACCGTGGAAGAGTTGATGATACTGAAGAAGTTATTCGTACTAGATTTAAAGTTTACGAAGAACTTACTTCACCTGTTCTAGGTTTTTACAAAAATATTATGGAAATTATACAGATAAATGGCGTTGGTGAACTTAACGAAATAAGTGAAAGGATTTTAAATTCTTTAGTAAAATAA
- a CDS encoding DUF971 domain-containing protein, giving the protein MNKTKIPLKISLNKNSELLIVWNDDSVNEIKLKLLRDECPCAGCKGETILGKVHLPISLPTYKPGMYEIKNIETVGVYAIQLFWKDNHNTGIYTYEYLQLLANLT; this is encoded by the coding sequence ATGAATAAAACTAAAATTCCATTAAAGATTTCTTTAAATAAAAATTCTGAGTTATTAATTGTTTGGAACGATGATTCTGTTAATGAAATAAAATTAAAATTGCTTAGAGATGAATGCCCTTGTGCTGGATGTAAAGGAGAAACAATTCTTGGAAAAGTACATTTACCAATATCTCTTCCTACTTACAAACCTGGAATGTATGAAATTAAAAATATAGAAACTGTTGGTGTATATGCAATTCAATTGTTTTGGAAAGACAATCATAACACTGGTATATATACTTACGAATATCTTCAATTATTAGCAAATCTAACTTAG
- a CDS encoding cysteine--tRNA ligase, giving the protein MLKIFNSLSKEKEEFIPINKDLIRLYRCGPTVQGKMHIGHAKTYVAFDVVRRFLIHLYGKSNVLYVMNITDVGHLAGDSDDGEDKLEGQALKENISPFEVAAKYEELFLNDMDKLNIMKPDRLPHASQFVRQQIEMIEILISKNYAYKVDSGSVYFDITNYEINKPFNGSLPYGSLSRRLKDDQINSGRIEVRSEKKDTRDFALWKGATKEEHFMLWLSPWGWGYPGWHIECSAMSKFYLGDTFDIHIGGLDNQFPHHECEIAQSQAANGKPFVNYWMHNNMLNNSGQKMSKSLGNMTDMDDLYKLIDPIAIRFFLIQSHYRSQSEYSFEALEASQKGLLKLKNVLVRLKYLVGEVSEVDFNDLDFIKEFIEFMNDDFNTPNAIASLFKGITDLHKLLDQKKIDIDLLKKYYSGFKFSFGDILGLDIFNSIKIESDVTEKLMKLIFDIRKTAKVNKDYSTSDLIRDELKNAGIDIQDTKDGPRWNIN; this is encoded by the coding sequence ATGTTGAAAATATTTAATTCATTATCCAAAGAAAAAGAGGAGTTCATTCCGATTAATAAAGATTTAATAAGGTTGTATAGATGTGGACCTACAGTTCAAGGTAAAATGCATATTGGTCATGCAAAAACATATGTAGCATTTGATGTTGTTAGAAGATTTTTAATTCATTTATATGGAAAAAGTAATGTTCTTTATGTAATGAATATTACTGATGTTGGTCATTTAGCAGGCGATTCTGATGATGGAGAGGATAAACTTGAAGGACAAGCTTTGAAAGAAAATATATCACCCTTTGAAGTTGCTGCAAAATATGAGGAATTGTTTTTAAATGATATGGACAAGTTGAATATTATGAAACCAGATAGATTACCACATGCTTCTCAATTTGTTAGACAACAAATTGAAATGATAGAAATACTGATTTCAAAAAATTATGCTTATAAAGTTGATAGTGGATCTGTTTATTTTGATATAACAAATTATGAAATCAATAAACCATTTAATGGTAGTTTACCATATGGTTCATTATCAAGAAGATTGAAAGACGATCAGATTAATTCTGGTAGAATTGAAGTTAGATCTGAGAAAAAAGATACAAGAGATTTTGCTTTATGGAAAGGTGCAACTAAAGAAGAACATTTTATGCTTTGGCTTTCACCTTGGGGCTGGGGTTATCCTGGGTGGCATATTGAATGTTCAGCAATGTCTAAATTTTATTTAGGAGACACATTCGATATTCATATTGGTGGTTTAGATAATCAATTCCCTCATCATGAATGCGAGATTGCACAGTCTCAAGCTGCAAATGGTAAACCATTTGTAAACTATTGGATGCATAATAATATGTTAAATAATAGTGGACAAAAAATGAGCAAAAGTTTGGGTAACATGACTGATATGGATGATTTATATAAACTTATTGATCCGATTGCAATACGTTTTTTTCTTATTCAAAGTCATTATAGATCTCAATCAGAATATAGCTTTGAAGCTCTTGAAGCTTCACAAAAAGGTTTATTGAAACTTAAGAATGTATTAGTAAGATTAAAATATTTGGTTGGTGAAGTTTCTGAAGTTGATTTTAATGACTTAGATTTTATTAAAGAATTTATTGAATTTATGAATGATGATTTCAATACTCCTAATGCAATAGCATCTCTTTTTAAAGGAATAACAGATCTTCATAAATTGTTAGATCAAAAAAAAATAGATATTGATTTACTTAAAAAATACTATTCTGGATTTAAATTTTCTTTTGGGGATATTTTAGGACTAGATATTTTCAATTCCATAAAGATTGAAAGTGATGTAACTGAAAAACTAATGAAATTAATTTTTGATATTAGAAAAACTGCAAAAGTGAATAAAGACTATTCTACAAGTGACTTAATACGTGATGAGTTGAAGAATGCTGGTATTGATATTCAAGATACTAAAGATGGTCCAAGATGGAATATAAATTAA
- a CDS encoding DUF4349 domain-containing protein, with the protein MKNFYFLSVILFSTFLSASCQKNEDFNKDRENNIPNIGGISNAKQVEANMQSPGNVVGDIQKLNQEHDFNKVNSSVDSVSKKIIRSGRFTIQVESIDTAEHAITKELNIIGGYISTSNRTGSKVTSRSIELTIRFPSIKFDTFVTSLKKFGKIENENISTEEVTSEFIDVTARIKTQIELEDRIKKLLETKTAKLEDLVQIESKLAEVRGQIESYQGRLNYLNNQVNYSTVVLSIQESGSLADNDNFTFFGKMSNSFKEGFNGLVNVIGFLIIAIISLLPVFLIVWLIIKFTKKYYLSKKNNSTK; encoded by the coding sequence ATGAAGAATTTTTATTTCCTATCAGTAATTTTATTCTCGACTTTCCTTTCAGCTTCTTGCCAAAAAAACGAAGATTTTAATAAGGATAGAGAAAATAATATTCCAAATATTGGTGGTATTTCAAATGCAAAGCAAGTTGAAGCCAACATGCAAAGTCCTGGAAATGTTGTTGGTGATATACAAAAATTGAATCAAGAACATGATTTTAACAAAGTTAATTCTTCAGTAGACTCTGTTTCAAAAAAAATTATTAGATCTGGTAGGTTTACTATTCAAGTTGAATCAATTGATACAGCCGAACATGCTATTACTAAAGAGTTAAATATCATAGGTGGATACATTTCAACATCAAATAGAACTGGCTCAAAAGTAACATCAAGAAGTATTGAGTTAACAATACGATTCCCATCAATTAAATTTGATACATTTGTAACATCACTAAAAAAATTCGGTAAAATAGAAAATGAGAATATTTCAACTGAAGAAGTTACTTCAGAATTTATTGATGTAACTGCAAGAATAAAAACTCAGATTGAATTAGAAGATAGAATTAAAAAGTTACTTGAAACAAAAACAGCCAAACTTGAAGACTTAGTTCAAATTGAAAGCAAACTTGCCGAAGTTAGAGGTCAAATTGAATCTTATCAAGGTAGATTAAATTATTTAAATAATCAAGTAAATTATTCTACTGTTGTTCTATCAATTCAAGAATCTGGCTCATTAGCTGATAATGATAATTTTACTTTTTTTGGTAAAATGTCAAATTCTTTTAAAGAAGGTTTTAATGGTTTGGTTAATGTTATTGGTTTTTTAATTATAGCAATTATTTCATTATTACCTGTTTTCTTAATTGTTTGGTTGATTATCAAATTCACAAAAAAATATTATCTTTCTAAAAAAAATAATTCAACTAAGTAA
- the lysA gene encoding diaminopimelate decarboxylase — protein sequence MSTNELTIGGISSRALVEKYGSPLYVYDSEIITRQFKRLTDSFSKCKTKFYYACKANSNPYIIKFIHGLGACIDAVSANEVELAIKCGVPVKDILYTPNCVAFSEIEEIVNKDVIVNIDNLSVLEHFGQTFGNSQPCAIRINPHILAGGNSHIQTGHIDSKFGISIHQLRHILRIVNAYNIKVTGLHMHTGSDIVDARTFTEGADILFSLAINFKELDFIDFGSGFKVPYKADDLSTDIENIGEEICGKFNDFCIEYGKELELRFEPGKYLVSESGFLLVTVTVVKQTPSCVFLGTDSGLHHLIRPMLYDSYHSIINADKLDGVQRVYSVVGCICETDTFGTDRKITETNEGDILAIKNAGAYCFSMSSNYNMRSKPAEVFILHGEDILIRKRESIDDILLGCVNY from the coding sequence ATGTCAACTAACGAATTAACAATAGGAGGTATTTCCAGTAGAGCTCTCGTTGAAAAATATGGTAGCCCATTATATGTCTATGATAGTGAAATTATAACTAGGCAATTTAAAAGACTTACAGATTCGTTTTCAAAATGTAAAACCAAATTTTATTATGCATGTAAAGCAAATAGCAATCCATATATCATTAAATTCATTCATGGTCTAGGAGCATGTATTGATGCGGTATCAGCAAATGAGGTTGAACTTGCTATTAAATGTGGAGTTCCTGTAAAGGACATTTTATATACACCAAATTGTGTTGCATTTAGTGAAATTGAGGAAATTGTAAACAAAGATGTAATTGTAAATATTGATAACTTATCAGTTTTAGAACATTTTGGACAAACTTTTGGAAATTCGCAACCTTGTGCAATTAGAATTAATCCCCACATTTTAGCTGGTGGAAATTCACATATTCAAACTGGACATATAGATTCAAAATTTGGAATCTCGATTCATCAATTAAGACATATTTTAAGAATAGTTAATGCATATAATATTAAAGTTACTGGTTTACACATGCATACTGGATCTGATATTGTTGATGCAAGAACATTTACTGAAGGAGCGGATATTCTTTTTTCATTAGCAATAAATTTCAAAGAATTAGATTTTATTGATTTTGGAAGCGGCTTTAAAGTACCATATAAAGCAGATGACCTTTCAACTGATATTGAAAATATAGGAGAAGAAATTTGTGGAAAATTTAATGATTTTTGTATCGAATATGGAAAGGAACTTGAACTTAGATTTGAGCCAGGTAAGTATCTAGTTAGCGAATCTGGTTTTTTATTAGTTACTGTAACTGTTGTAAAACAAACTCCATCTTGCGTATTTTTAGGAACTGATTCTGGTTTGCATCATTTGATTAGACCTATGTTATATGATTCTTATCATTCAATTATTAATGCTGATAAGCTTGACGGGGTACAAAGAGTTTACTCTGTAGTTGGATGTATTTGTGAAACTGATACCTTTGGTACTGATAGAAAAATAACTGAAACGAATGAAGGTGATATATTAGCAATTAAAAATGCTGGAGCATACTGCTTTTCTATGTCAAGTAATTACAACATGAGGTCAAAACCAGCAGAAGTTTTTATATTACATGGAGAAGATATATTAATTAGAAAAAGAGAATCTATTGATGATATTTTATTAGGATGTGTTAATTATTAA